From the genome of Fundulus heteroclitus isolate FHET01 chromosome 7, MU-UCD_Fhet_4.1, whole genome shotgun sequence, one region includes:
- the pcbp3 gene encoding poly(rC)-binding protein 3 isoform X6: protein MENSKVQSEGGLNVTLTIRLLMHGKEVGSIIGKKGETVKKMREESGARINISEGNCPERIVTITGPTDTIFKAFAMIAYKFEEDIINSMSNSPATSKPPVTLRLVVPASQCGSLIGKGGSKIKEMRESTGAQVQVAGDMLPNSTERAVTISGTPEAIIQCVKQICVVMLEAYTIQGQYAIPHPDLTKLHQLAMQQTPFTPLGQTTPAFPGLDASPPASTHELTIPNDLIGCIIGRQGTKINEIRQMSGAQIKIANAMEGSSERQITITGTPANISLAQYLINARFRDVAAMWNDPSSMTTS from the exons ATGGAGAACAGCAAAGTCCAGTCAGAGGGTGGGCTGAATGTCACCCTGACCATCCGCCTCCTCATGCACGGAAAG GAGGTGGGGAGTATAATCGGTAAG AAAGGAGAAACTGTTAAAAAGATGCGCGAAGAG AGCGGAGCAAGAATCAACATTTCAGAAGGAAACTGTCCAGAGAGAATCGTCACCATCACTGGACCAACAGACACCATTTTCAAGGCTTTTGCTATGATTGCCTATAAATTTGAGGAG GACATAATCAATTCCATGAGTAACAGTCCAGCCACCAGCAAGCCCCCTGTCACCTTAAGGCTTGTCGTACCAGCCAGTCAGTGTGGCTCTCTCATCGGGAAGGGAGGCTCCAAAATCAAAGAGATGAGAGAG TCTACAGGGGCCCAGGTTCAGGTGGCTGGGGACATGCTTCCTAACTCCACCGAGCGCGCCGTGACAATCTCTGGAACCCCAGAAGCCATCATCCAGTGTGTTAAACAGATCTGCGTGGTCATGCTggag GCCTACACAATTCAGGGACAGTATGCCATACCACACCCAGAT TTGACCAAGCTCCACCAGCTGGCTATGCAGCAAACCCCCTTTACCCCTCTTGGACAGACCACCCCTGCTTTCCCTG GTTTGGATGCCAGTCCACCAGCCAGCACCCATGAACTCACCATTCCTAATGAT ctAATAGGCTGTATTATTGGACGCCAGGGAACCAAAATAAATGAGATTCGACAGATGTCTGGGGCGCAGATCAAAATTGCGAATGCCATGGAGGGCTCATCAGAGCGGCAGATAACCATCACAGGGACCCCTGCTAACATCAGCCTGGCTCAGTACCTCATCAATGCCAG GTTCAGGGACGTGGCCGCCATGTGGAATGACCCCTCGTCCATGACTACATCCTGA
- the pcbp3 gene encoding poly(rC)-binding protein 3 isoform X9, translating into MENSKVQSEGGLNVTLTIRLLMHGKEVGSIIGKKGETVKKMREESGARINISEGNCPERIVTITGPTDTIFKAFAMIAYKFEEDIINSMSNSPATSKPPVTLRLVVPASQCGSLIGKGGSKIKEMRESTGAQVQVAGDMLPNSTERAVTISGTPEAIIQCVKQICVVMLESPPKGATIPYRPKPASTPVIFSGGQAYTIQGQYAIPHPDQLTKLHQLAMQQTPFTPLGQTTPAFPGLDASPPASTHELTIPNDADV; encoded by the exons ATGGAGAACAGCAAAGTCCAGTCAGAGGGTGGGCTGAATGTCACCCTGACCATCCGCCTCCTCATGCACGGAAAG GAGGTGGGGAGTATAATCGGTAAG AAAGGAGAAACTGTTAAAAAGATGCGCGAAGAG AGCGGAGCAAGAATCAACATTTCAGAAGGAAACTGTCCAGAGAGAATCGTCACCATCACTGGACCAACAGACACCATTTTCAAGGCTTTTGCTATGATTGCCTATAAATTTGAGGAG GACATAATCAATTCCATGAGTAACAGTCCAGCCACCAGCAAGCCCCCTGTCACCTTAAGGCTTGTCGTACCAGCCAGTCAGTGTGGCTCTCTCATCGGGAAGGGAGGCTCCAAAATCAAAGAGATGAGAGAG TCTACAGGGGCCCAGGTTCAGGTGGCTGGGGACATGCTTCCTAACTCCACCGAGCGCGCCGTGACAATCTCTGGAACCCCAGAAGCCATCATCCAGTGTGTTAAACAGATCTGCGTGGTCATGCTggag TCTCCACCAAAAGGTGCCACTATCCCTTATCGCCCAAAGCCGGCCTCCACCCCAGTCATTTTTTCTGGTGGCCAG GCCTACACAATTCAGGGACAGTATGCCATACCACACCCAGAT CAGTTGACCAAGCTCCACCAGCTGGCTATGCAGCAAACCCCCTTTACCCCTCTTGGACAGACCACCCCTGCTTTCCCTG GTTTGGATGCCAGTCCACCAGCCAGCACCCATGAACTCACCATTCCTAATGAT GCTGACGTCTGA
- the pcbp3 gene encoding poly(rC)-binding protein 3 isoform X8, whose product MENSKVQSEGGLNVTLTIRLLMHGKEVGSIIGKKGETVKKMREESGARINISEGNCPERIVTITGPTDTIFKAFAMIAYKFEEDIINSMSNSPATSKPPVTLRLVVPASQCGSLIGKGGSKIKEMRESTGAQVQVAGDMLPNSTERAVTISGTPEAIIQCVKQICVVMLESPPKGATIPYRPKPASTPVIFSGGQAYTIQGQYAIPHPDQLTKLHQLAMQQTPFTPLGQTTPAFPGLDASPPASTHELTIPNDVTNRLYYWTPGNQNK is encoded by the exons ATGGAGAACAGCAAAGTCCAGTCAGAGGGTGGGCTGAATGTCACCCTGACCATCCGCCTCCTCATGCACGGAAAG GAGGTGGGGAGTATAATCGGTAAG AAAGGAGAAACTGTTAAAAAGATGCGCGAAGAG AGCGGAGCAAGAATCAACATTTCAGAAGGAAACTGTCCAGAGAGAATCGTCACCATCACTGGACCAACAGACACCATTTTCAAGGCTTTTGCTATGATTGCCTATAAATTTGAGGAG GACATAATCAATTCCATGAGTAACAGTCCAGCCACCAGCAAGCCCCCTGTCACCTTAAGGCTTGTCGTACCAGCCAGTCAGTGTGGCTCTCTCATCGGGAAGGGAGGCTCCAAAATCAAAGAGATGAGAGAG TCTACAGGGGCCCAGGTTCAGGTGGCTGGGGACATGCTTCCTAACTCCACCGAGCGCGCCGTGACAATCTCTGGAACCCCAGAAGCCATCATCCAGTGTGTTAAACAGATCTGCGTGGTCATGCTggag TCTCCACCAAAAGGTGCCACTATCCCTTATCGCCCAAAGCCGGCCTCCACCCCAGTCATTTTTTCTGGTGGCCAG GCCTACACAATTCAGGGACAGTATGCCATACCACACCCAGAT CAGTTGACCAAGCTCCACCAGCTGGCTATGCAGCAAACCCCCTTTACCCCTCTTGGACAGACCACCCCTGCTTTCCCTG GTTTGGATGCCAGTCCACCAGCCAGCACCCATGAACTCACCATTCCTAATGATGTGA ctAATAGGCTGTATTATTGGACGCCAGGGAACCAAAATAAATGA
- the pcbp3 gene encoding poly(rC)-binding protein 3 isoform X1: MENSKVQSEGGLNVTLTIRLLMHGKEVGSIIGKKGETVKKMREESGARINISEGNCPERIVTITGPTDTIFKAFAMIAYKFEEDIINSMSNSPATSKPPVTLRLVVPASQCGSLIGKGGSKIKEMRESTGAQVQVAGDMLPNSTERAVTISGTPEAIIQCVKQICVVMLESPPKGATIPYRPKPASTPVIFSGGQAYTIQGQYAIPHPDQLTKLHQLAMQQTPFTPLGQTTPAFPGLDASPPASTHELTIPNDLIGCIIGRQGTKINEIRQMSGAQIKIANAMEGSSERQITITGTPANISLAQYLINARFRDVAAMWNDPSSMTTS, translated from the exons ATGGAGAACAGCAAAGTCCAGTCAGAGGGTGGGCTGAATGTCACCCTGACCATCCGCCTCCTCATGCACGGAAAG GAGGTGGGGAGTATAATCGGTAAG AAAGGAGAAACTGTTAAAAAGATGCGCGAAGAG AGCGGAGCAAGAATCAACATTTCAGAAGGAAACTGTCCAGAGAGAATCGTCACCATCACTGGACCAACAGACACCATTTTCAAGGCTTTTGCTATGATTGCCTATAAATTTGAGGAG GACATAATCAATTCCATGAGTAACAGTCCAGCCACCAGCAAGCCCCCTGTCACCTTAAGGCTTGTCGTACCAGCCAGTCAGTGTGGCTCTCTCATCGGGAAGGGAGGCTCCAAAATCAAAGAGATGAGAGAG TCTACAGGGGCCCAGGTTCAGGTGGCTGGGGACATGCTTCCTAACTCCACCGAGCGCGCCGTGACAATCTCTGGAACCCCAGAAGCCATCATCCAGTGTGTTAAACAGATCTGCGTGGTCATGCTggag TCTCCACCAAAAGGTGCCACTATCCCTTATCGCCCAAAGCCGGCCTCCACCCCAGTCATTTTTTCTGGTGGCCAG GCCTACACAATTCAGGGACAGTATGCCATACCACACCCAGAT CAGTTGACCAAGCTCCACCAGCTGGCTATGCAGCAAACCCCCTTTACCCCTCTTGGACAGACCACCCCTGCTTTCCCTG GTTTGGATGCCAGTCCACCAGCCAGCACCCATGAACTCACCATTCCTAATGAT ctAATAGGCTGTATTATTGGACGCCAGGGAACCAAAATAAATGAGATTCGACAGATGTCTGGGGCGCAGATCAAAATTGCGAATGCCATGGAGGGCTCATCAGAGCGGCAGATAACCATCACAGGGACCCCTGCTAACATCAGCCTGGCTCAGTACCTCATCAATGCCAG GTTCAGGGACGTGGCCGCCATGTGGAATGACCCCTCGTCCATGACTACATCCTGA
- the pcbp3 gene encoding poly(rC)-binding protein 3 isoform X2, whose product MENSKVQSEGGLNVTLTIRLLMHGKEVGSIIGKKGETVKKMREESGARINISEGNCPERIVTITGPTDTIFKAFAMIAYKFEEDIINSMSNSPATSKPPVTLRLVVPASQCGSLIGKGGSKIKEMRESTGAQVQVAGDMLPNSTERAVTISGTPEAIIQCVKQICVVMLESPPKGATIPYRPKPASTPVIFSGGQAYTIQGQYAIPHPDLTKLHQLAMQQTPFTPLGQTTPAFPGLDASPPASTHELTIPNDLIGCIIGRQGTKINEIRQMSGAQIKIANAMEGSSERQITITGTPANISLAQYLINARFRDVAAMWNDPSSMTTS is encoded by the exons ATGGAGAACAGCAAAGTCCAGTCAGAGGGTGGGCTGAATGTCACCCTGACCATCCGCCTCCTCATGCACGGAAAG GAGGTGGGGAGTATAATCGGTAAG AAAGGAGAAACTGTTAAAAAGATGCGCGAAGAG AGCGGAGCAAGAATCAACATTTCAGAAGGAAACTGTCCAGAGAGAATCGTCACCATCACTGGACCAACAGACACCATTTTCAAGGCTTTTGCTATGATTGCCTATAAATTTGAGGAG GACATAATCAATTCCATGAGTAACAGTCCAGCCACCAGCAAGCCCCCTGTCACCTTAAGGCTTGTCGTACCAGCCAGTCAGTGTGGCTCTCTCATCGGGAAGGGAGGCTCCAAAATCAAAGAGATGAGAGAG TCTACAGGGGCCCAGGTTCAGGTGGCTGGGGACATGCTTCCTAACTCCACCGAGCGCGCCGTGACAATCTCTGGAACCCCAGAAGCCATCATCCAGTGTGTTAAACAGATCTGCGTGGTCATGCTggag TCTCCACCAAAAGGTGCCACTATCCCTTATCGCCCAAAGCCGGCCTCCACCCCAGTCATTTTTTCTGGTGGCCAG GCCTACACAATTCAGGGACAGTATGCCATACCACACCCAGAT TTGACCAAGCTCCACCAGCTGGCTATGCAGCAAACCCCCTTTACCCCTCTTGGACAGACCACCCCTGCTTTCCCTG GTTTGGATGCCAGTCCACCAGCCAGCACCCATGAACTCACCATTCCTAATGAT ctAATAGGCTGTATTATTGGACGCCAGGGAACCAAAATAAATGAGATTCGACAGATGTCTGGGGCGCAGATCAAAATTGCGAATGCCATGGAGGGCTCATCAGAGCGGCAGATAACCATCACAGGGACCCCTGCTAACATCAGCCTGGCTCAGTACCTCATCAATGCCAG GTTCAGGGACGTGGCCGCCATGTGGAATGACCCCTCGTCCATGACTACATCCTGA
- the pcbp3 gene encoding poly(rC)-binding protein 3 isoform X5 has protein sequence MENSKVQSEGGLNVTLTIRLLMHGKEVGSIIGKKGETVKKMREESGARINISEGNCPERIVTITGPTDTIFKAFAMIAYKFEEDIINSMSNSPATSKPPVTLRLVVPASQCGSLIGKGGSKIKEMRESTGAQVQVAGDMLPNSTERAVTISGTPEAIIQCVKQICVVMLEAYTIQGQYAIPHPDQLTKLHQLAMQQTPFTPLGQTTPAFPGLDASPPASTHELTIPNDLIGCIIGRQGTKINEIRQMSGAQIKIANAMEGSSERQITITGTPANISLAQYLINARFRDVAAMWNDPSSMTTS, from the exons ATGGAGAACAGCAAAGTCCAGTCAGAGGGTGGGCTGAATGTCACCCTGACCATCCGCCTCCTCATGCACGGAAAG GAGGTGGGGAGTATAATCGGTAAG AAAGGAGAAACTGTTAAAAAGATGCGCGAAGAG AGCGGAGCAAGAATCAACATTTCAGAAGGAAACTGTCCAGAGAGAATCGTCACCATCACTGGACCAACAGACACCATTTTCAAGGCTTTTGCTATGATTGCCTATAAATTTGAGGAG GACATAATCAATTCCATGAGTAACAGTCCAGCCACCAGCAAGCCCCCTGTCACCTTAAGGCTTGTCGTACCAGCCAGTCAGTGTGGCTCTCTCATCGGGAAGGGAGGCTCCAAAATCAAAGAGATGAGAGAG TCTACAGGGGCCCAGGTTCAGGTGGCTGGGGACATGCTTCCTAACTCCACCGAGCGCGCCGTGACAATCTCTGGAACCCCAGAAGCCATCATCCAGTGTGTTAAACAGATCTGCGTGGTCATGCTggag GCCTACACAATTCAGGGACAGTATGCCATACCACACCCAGAT CAGTTGACCAAGCTCCACCAGCTGGCTATGCAGCAAACCCCCTTTACCCCTCTTGGACAGACCACCCCTGCTTTCCCTG GTTTGGATGCCAGTCCACCAGCCAGCACCCATGAACTCACCATTCCTAATGAT ctAATAGGCTGTATTATTGGACGCCAGGGAACCAAAATAAATGAGATTCGACAGATGTCTGGGGCGCAGATCAAAATTGCGAATGCCATGGAGGGCTCATCAGAGCGGCAGATAACCATCACAGGGACCCCTGCTAACATCAGCCTGGCTCAGTACCTCATCAATGCCAG GTTCAGGGACGTGGCCGCCATGTGGAATGACCCCTCGTCCATGACTACATCCTGA
- the pcbp3 gene encoding poly(rC)-binding protein 3 isoform X3 yields the protein MENSKVQSEGGLNVTLTIRLLMHGKEVGSIIGKKGETVKKMREESGARINISEGNCPERIVTITGPTDTIFKAFAMIAYKFEEDIINSMSNSPATSKPPVTLRLVVPASQCGSLIGKGGSKIKEMRESTGAQVQVAGDMLPNSTERAVTISGTPEAIIQCVKQICVVMLESPPKGATIPYRPKPASTPVIFSGGQAYTIQGQYAIPHPDQLTKLHQLAMQQTPFTPLGQTTPAFPGLDASPPASTHELTIPNDLIGCIIGRQGTKINEIRQMSGAQIKIANAMEGSSERQITITGTPANISLAQYLINARLTSEVTGMGTL from the exons ATGGAGAACAGCAAAGTCCAGTCAGAGGGTGGGCTGAATGTCACCCTGACCATCCGCCTCCTCATGCACGGAAAG GAGGTGGGGAGTATAATCGGTAAG AAAGGAGAAACTGTTAAAAAGATGCGCGAAGAG AGCGGAGCAAGAATCAACATTTCAGAAGGAAACTGTCCAGAGAGAATCGTCACCATCACTGGACCAACAGACACCATTTTCAAGGCTTTTGCTATGATTGCCTATAAATTTGAGGAG GACATAATCAATTCCATGAGTAACAGTCCAGCCACCAGCAAGCCCCCTGTCACCTTAAGGCTTGTCGTACCAGCCAGTCAGTGTGGCTCTCTCATCGGGAAGGGAGGCTCCAAAATCAAAGAGATGAGAGAG TCTACAGGGGCCCAGGTTCAGGTGGCTGGGGACATGCTTCCTAACTCCACCGAGCGCGCCGTGACAATCTCTGGAACCCCAGAAGCCATCATCCAGTGTGTTAAACAGATCTGCGTGGTCATGCTggag TCTCCACCAAAAGGTGCCACTATCCCTTATCGCCCAAAGCCGGCCTCCACCCCAGTCATTTTTTCTGGTGGCCAG GCCTACACAATTCAGGGACAGTATGCCATACCACACCCAGAT CAGTTGACCAAGCTCCACCAGCTGGCTATGCAGCAAACCCCCTTTACCCCTCTTGGACAGACCACCCCTGCTTTCCCTG GTTTGGATGCCAGTCCACCAGCCAGCACCCATGAACTCACCATTCCTAATGAT ctAATAGGCTGTATTATTGGACGCCAGGGAACCAAAATAAATGAGATTCGACAGATGTCTGGGGCGCAGATCAAAATTGCGAATGCCATGGAGGGCTCATCAGAGCGGCAGATAACCATCACAGGGACCCCTGCTAACATCAGCCTGGCTCAGTACCTCATCAATGCCAG GCTGACGTCTGAAGTCACTGGAATGGGCACGCTCTAA
- the pcbp3 gene encoding poly(rC)-binding protein 3 isoform X4: protein MENSKVQSEGGLNVTLTIRLLMHGKEVGSIIGKKGETVKKMREESGARINISEGNCPERIVTITGPTDTIFKAFAMIAYKFEEDIINSMSNSPATSKPPVTLRLVVPASQCGSLIGKGGSKIKEMRESTGAQVQVAGDMLPNSTERAVTISGTPEAIIQCVKQICVVMLESPPKGATIPYRPKPASTPVIFSGGQAYTIQGQYAIPHPDLTKLHQLAMQQTPFTPLGQTTPAFPGLDASPPASTHELTIPNDLIGCIIGRQGTKINEIRQMSGAQIKIANAMEGSSERQITITGTPANISLAQYLINARLTSEVTGMGTL, encoded by the exons ATGGAGAACAGCAAAGTCCAGTCAGAGGGTGGGCTGAATGTCACCCTGACCATCCGCCTCCTCATGCACGGAAAG GAGGTGGGGAGTATAATCGGTAAG AAAGGAGAAACTGTTAAAAAGATGCGCGAAGAG AGCGGAGCAAGAATCAACATTTCAGAAGGAAACTGTCCAGAGAGAATCGTCACCATCACTGGACCAACAGACACCATTTTCAAGGCTTTTGCTATGATTGCCTATAAATTTGAGGAG GACATAATCAATTCCATGAGTAACAGTCCAGCCACCAGCAAGCCCCCTGTCACCTTAAGGCTTGTCGTACCAGCCAGTCAGTGTGGCTCTCTCATCGGGAAGGGAGGCTCCAAAATCAAAGAGATGAGAGAG TCTACAGGGGCCCAGGTTCAGGTGGCTGGGGACATGCTTCCTAACTCCACCGAGCGCGCCGTGACAATCTCTGGAACCCCAGAAGCCATCATCCAGTGTGTTAAACAGATCTGCGTGGTCATGCTggag TCTCCACCAAAAGGTGCCACTATCCCTTATCGCCCAAAGCCGGCCTCCACCCCAGTCATTTTTTCTGGTGGCCAG GCCTACACAATTCAGGGACAGTATGCCATACCACACCCAGAT TTGACCAAGCTCCACCAGCTGGCTATGCAGCAAACCCCCTTTACCCCTCTTGGACAGACCACCCCTGCTTTCCCTG GTTTGGATGCCAGTCCACCAGCCAGCACCCATGAACTCACCATTCCTAATGAT ctAATAGGCTGTATTATTGGACGCCAGGGAACCAAAATAAATGAGATTCGACAGATGTCTGGGGCGCAGATCAAAATTGCGAATGCCATGGAGGGCTCATCAGAGCGGCAGATAACCATCACAGGGACCCCTGCTAACATCAGCCTGGCTCAGTACCTCATCAATGCCAG GCTGACGTCTGAAGTCACTGGAATGGGCACGCTCTAA
- the pcbp3 gene encoding poly(rC)-binding protein 3 isoform X10, with protein MENSKVQSEGGLNVTLTIRLLMHGKEVGSIIGKKGETVKKMREESGARINISEGNCPERIVTITGPTDTIFKAFAMIAYKFEEDIINSMSNSPATSKPPVTLRLVVPASQCGSLIGKGGSKIKEMRESTGAQVQVAGDMLPNSTERAVTISGTPEAIIQCVKQICVVMLESPPKGATIPYRPKPASTPVIFSGGQAYTIQGQYAIPHPDVWMPVHQPAPMNSPFLMMLTSEVTGMGTL; from the exons ATGGAGAACAGCAAAGTCCAGTCAGAGGGTGGGCTGAATGTCACCCTGACCATCCGCCTCCTCATGCACGGAAAG GAGGTGGGGAGTATAATCGGTAAG AAAGGAGAAACTGTTAAAAAGATGCGCGAAGAG AGCGGAGCAAGAATCAACATTTCAGAAGGAAACTGTCCAGAGAGAATCGTCACCATCACTGGACCAACAGACACCATTTTCAAGGCTTTTGCTATGATTGCCTATAAATTTGAGGAG GACATAATCAATTCCATGAGTAACAGTCCAGCCACCAGCAAGCCCCCTGTCACCTTAAGGCTTGTCGTACCAGCCAGTCAGTGTGGCTCTCTCATCGGGAAGGGAGGCTCCAAAATCAAAGAGATGAGAGAG TCTACAGGGGCCCAGGTTCAGGTGGCTGGGGACATGCTTCCTAACTCCACCGAGCGCGCCGTGACAATCTCTGGAACCCCAGAAGCCATCATCCAGTGTGTTAAACAGATCTGCGTGGTCATGCTggag TCTCCACCAAAAGGTGCCACTATCCCTTATCGCCCAAAGCCGGCCTCCACCCCAGTCATTTTTTCTGGTGGCCAG GCCTACACAATTCAGGGACAGTATGCCATACCACACCCAGAT GTTTGGATGCCAGTCCACCAGCCAGCACCCATGAACTCACCATTCCTAATGAT GCTGACGTCTGAAGTCACTGGAATGGGCACGCTCTAA
- the pcbp3 gene encoding poly(rC)-binding protein 3 isoform X12 encodes MENSKVQSEGGLNVTLTIRLLMHGKEVGSIIGKKGETVKKMREESGARINISEGNCPERIVTITGPTDTIFKAFAMIAYKFEEDIINSMSNSPATSKPPVTLRLVVPASQCGSLIGKGGSKIKEMRESTGAQVQVAGDMLPNSTERAVTISGTPEAIIQCVKQICVVMLEAYTIQGQYAIPHPDLTKLHQLAMQQTPFTPLGQTTPAFPGLDASPPASTHELTIPNDLIGCIIGRQGTKINEIRQMSGAQIKIANAMEGSSERQITITGTPANISLAQYLINARLTSEVTGMGTL; translated from the exons ATGGAGAACAGCAAAGTCCAGTCAGAGGGTGGGCTGAATGTCACCCTGACCATCCGCCTCCTCATGCACGGAAAG GAGGTGGGGAGTATAATCGGTAAG AAAGGAGAAACTGTTAAAAAGATGCGCGAAGAG AGCGGAGCAAGAATCAACATTTCAGAAGGAAACTGTCCAGAGAGAATCGTCACCATCACTGGACCAACAGACACCATTTTCAAGGCTTTTGCTATGATTGCCTATAAATTTGAGGAG GACATAATCAATTCCATGAGTAACAGTCCAGCCACCAGCAAGCCCCCTGTCACCTTAAGGCTTGTCGTACCAGCCAGTCAGTGTGGCTCTCTCATCGGGAAGGGAGGCTCCAAAATCAAAGAGATGAGAGAG TCTACAGGGGCCCAGGTTCAGGTGGCTGGGGACATGCTTCCTAACTCCACCGAGCGCGCCGTGACAATCTCTGGAACCCCAGAAGCCATCATCCAGTGTGTTAAACAGATCTGCGTGGTCATGCTggag GCCTACACAATTCAGGGACAGTATGCCATACCACACCCAGAT TTGACCAAGCTCCACCAGCTGGCTATGCAGCAAACCCCCTTTACCCCTCTTGGACAGACCACCCCTGCTTTCCCTG GTTTGGATGCCAGTCCACCAGCCAGCACCCATGAACTCACCATTCCTAATGAT ctAATAGGCTGTATTATTGGACGCCAGGGAACCAAAATAAATGAGATTCGACAGATGTCTGGGGCGCAGATCAAAATTGCGAATGCCATGGAGGGCTCATCAGAGCGGCAGATAACCATCACAGGGACCCCTGCTAACATCAGCCTGGCTCAGTACCTCATCAATGCCAG GCTGACGTCTGAAGTCACTGGAATGGGCACGCTCTAA
- the pcbp3 gene encoding poly(rC)-binding protein 3 isoform X11 — translation MENSKVQSEGGLNVTLTIRLLMHGKEVGSIIGKKGETVKKMREESGARINISEGNCPERIVTITGPTDTIFKAFAMIAYKFEEDIINSMSNSPATSKPPVTLRLVVPASQCGSLIGKGGSKIKEMRESTGAQVQVAGDMLPNSTERAVTISGTPEAIIQCVKQICVVMLESPPKGATIPYRPKPASTPVIFSGGQAYTIQGQYAIPHPDVWMPVHQPAPMNSPFLMI, via the exons ATGGAGAACAGCAAAGTCCAGTCAGAGGGTGGGCTGAATGTCACCCTGACCATCCGCCTCCTCATGCACGGAAAG GAGGTGGGGAGTATAATCGGTAAG AAAGGAGAAACTGTTAAAAAGATGCGCGAAGAG AGCGGAGCAAGAATCAACATTTCAGAAGGAAACTGTCCAGAGAGAATCGTCACCATCACTGGACCAACAGACACCATTTTCAAGGCTTTTGCTATGATTGCCTATAAATTTGAGGAG GACATAATCAATTCCATGAGTAACAGTCCAGCCACCAGCAAGCCCCCTGTCACCTTAAGGCTTGTCGTACCAGCCAGTCAGTGTGGCTCTCTCATCGGGAAGGGAGGCTCCAAAATCAAAGAGATGAGAGAG TCTACAGGGGCCCAGGTTCAGGTGGCTGGGGACATGCTTCCTAACTCCACCGAGCGCGCCGTGACAATCTCTGGAACCCCAGAAGCCATCATCCAGTGTGTTAAACAGATCTGCGTGGTCATGCTggag TCTCCACCAAAAGGTGCCACTATCCCTTATCGCCCAAAGCCGGCCTCCACCCCAGTCATTTTTTCTGGTGGCCAG GCCTACACAATTCAGGGACAGTATGCCATACCACACCCAGAT GTTTGGATGCCAGTCCACCAGCCAGCACCCATGAACTCACCATTCCTAATGAT ctAA
- the pcbp3 gene encoding poly(rC)-binding protein 3 isoform X7 — protein MREESGARINISEGNCPERIVTITGPTDTIFKAFAMIAYKFEEDIINSMSNSPATSKPPVTLRLVVPASQCGSLIGKGGSKIKEMRESTGAQVQVAGDMLPNSTERAVTISGTPEAIIQCVKQICVVMLESPPKGATIPYRPKPASTPVIFSGGQAYTIQGQYAIPHPDQLTKLHQLAMQQTPFTPLGQTTPAFPGLDASPPASTHELTIPNDLIGCIIGRQGTKINEIRQMSGAQIKIANAMEGSSERQITITGTPANISLAQYLINARFRDVAAMWNDPSSMTTS, from the exons ATGCGCGAAGAG AGCGGAGCAAGAATCAACATTTCAGAAGGAAACTGTCCAGAGAGAATCGTCACCATCACTGGACCAACAGACACCATTTTCAAGGCTTTTGCTATGATTGCCTATAAATTTGAGGAG GACATAATCAATTCCATGAGTAACAGTCCAGCCACCAGCAAGCCCCCTGTCACCTTAAGGCTTGTCGTACCAGCCAGTCAGTGTGGCTCTCTCATCGGGAAGGGAGGCTCCAAAATCAAAGAGATGAGAGAG TCTACAGGGGCCCAGGTTCAGGTGGCTGGGGACATGCTTCCTAACTCCACCGAGCGCGCCGTGACAATCTCTGGAACCCCAGAAGCCATCATCCAGTGTGTTAAACAGATCTGCGTGGTCATGCTggag TCTCCACCAAAAGGTGCCACTATCCCTTATCGCCCAAAGCCGGCCTCCACCCCAGTCATTTTTTCTGGTGGCCAG GCCTACACAATTCAGGGACAGTATGCCATACCACACCCAGAT CAGTTGACCAAGCTCCACCAGCTGGCTATGCAGCAAACCCCCTTTACCCCTCTTGGACAGACCACCCCTGCTTTCCCTG GTTTGGATGCCAGTCCACCAGCCAGCACCCATGAACTCACCATTCCTAATGAT ctAATAGGCTGTATTATTGGACGCCAGGGAACCAAAATAAATGAGATTCGACAGATGTCTGGGGCGCAGATCAAAATTGCGAATGCCATGGAGGGCTCATCAGAGCGGCAGATAACCATCACAGGGACCCCTGCTAACATCAGCCTGGCTCAGTACCTCATCAATGCCAG GTTCAGGGACGTGGCCGCCATGTGGAATGACCCCTCGTCCATGACTACATCCTGA